A region of the Gallaecimonas mangrovi genome:
TGCCTTGCAGTTTTATCACTTGCCCGTCAGGGCGCTGGCGCTCGGAGCTATGGGGGCTGCCCATTTTCATGTAATTAACCCGTCTGGCGACGTGTTCTTCCACTGAGCCCTTACCGCACCAGCCCCTTTCGGCATTAAAGCGGATAAGGTCGGCCACCGGCCGGCCGGCATAAATAAAGCCAGGGGGATACTCAAACAATTCTAAATAGCGGCGGTTCCAGGCCACAAGGTTGAGATCGCGGTCGACCACCGACATCCCTTCCGACGCGTGTTCTATCGCCCCTTGCAGCAAGTCGCGAGAAAAGTGCAGCTGTTCGGTCGCTTCATCCACCAGGGTGACAACATCGTCTAAACCGATGTCGCGCCCTTCCATGGCGCTACGAAGAACAAGGGCAGCACTCGAGGCACCAATCACCGACGCCATTAGGCGCTCGGCTTCTTCCAGCAAGTCTTCCGGCGCCAAGCGTGGCAGCGCATGGCGATTAAGGCTGCTATCGCGCAAATAGCGCTCAAGCATGCGCTCGGCGCGCTCAGGCCCCACAAAACGTGACACCAACAGCCGCAAGTCTTTAACGCTTAAATAGCCTTGATGCCGGCCCCGGTTACGGCTGGCGGTATGGGCAATGAACGCCGCGGCTTGCAGCCGGTCACGCACGCCGGCCCTTAACGCCATCGACGCCATTAAATAAACCATGGCATTGATCACCAGACTCAGCAGCATCGCATAGCTTGCCAGCATCAGTTCCGACAACAGCCACCAGGTGCTAAAGCCGGCCAATAGACCCAGCATTACCCCTTTGCGATGCCCCTGGCTCCAGTACAAACCGCCTATTAGCGCCGGGGCTAATTGCGCAAATACCCCAAAGGCAAAGATGCCAAAGCTGGCTAAATGCTGCTGCTCGCCAAGCAGCACATACACGCCAAAGGCCAGCGCCATTAGCACCAGAATAATTAAGCGGCGAATACGCAGTAGCAACGAGGAAAAATAGCTGAAGTTACGGCCGCCAATTTGGCCGCTTCTCAGCATTAGCGGCAGCACTAATTCGTTGGACACCATGATAGAAATGGTGACAGCAGCCATCACTACCATGCTGGTTGACGCGGATATCGCCCCCAGTAAGGCCAATGCCGCTACCCAGGGGTGACCTTGGTAAAGGGGAATGGAGATCACATAGCCATCGGGGCTGAAATCAACCGGAGCGATCAGGCTACCGGCCATGGCCAGCGGCACCACCGGCAGCGCCATCAATACCAAATAGACGCAGAACACCCAGCGGGCGGTTTTAAGGTCGCGCTGCTCTTGGTTTTCCACCACCATCACGTGAAAGAGCCGTGGCAGACAAACAAAGGCGCAGGCACCAACCAGGCTTTGCGCTAACACCGACCCCAAAGATGACGTGGCTTCCTGGGAAATACGGTCTTTTATCACCGCTTGTGAGATGAGTTCCCCAAAGCCATCAAAGCTGGTGTAAACCACCACCAGGGTCACCACCAACAAGGCGCCAAGCTTAACCACCGACTCAAACGCCATGGCCAGCATCAGCCCTGGGTGGTGTTCGGTGGCGTCGAGTTTTCGGGTGCCGAACAAAGCGGCAAAAAGCACCAGCGCCAGTGCTACCGCACCGGCAATTGCCAGACGCGGCAAACGGCTATCGGCCAGTACTTCAAAGCCCATTACCATGGCTTTTAGCTGCAGCGCGATATACGGCAGGCTGGCAAAAATGGCCAACAAGGTGATGGTTACCGCCAGGGTTTGCGACTTGCCGTAGCGGGCGGCCAAAAAATCGGCTACCGAGGTAATGCGCTGTAAATGACAGACCCGCACCAGCTTTTTAAGCATCGGGTAACCCAGCGCCAGCAGCAGCACCGGCCCTAAATACACCGGCAGAAAAGACCAGATGGAATGATAGGACTGGCCAACGGTGCCTAAAAAGGTCCAGGAAGAGCAATACACCGCTAACGACAATGCATAAACCACTTTACGGGTAGGAACGCTAAACGGCTTGTGTCCCTTGTCGCCAAGATGGGCAATACCAAAAAGCAGCAATACATAAATTACGGAACAGGTTCCCATCAACCAAAACGGCATTCATTGGCCTCCTTTAAATACGTGTTCTTTTTACCACAGCCCAGGTTTGGTGTGGGTTCGACTAAAGTCGACTGGCTGAAATTAAGGTGAAGTGACTAGATTGTGAACAACTAGTTAAAAAGGAGTTCCATCATGGACCATCCGCTATACGAAAAAATACACAGCAGCAAGCGATTTCAGGACATGGTGGTGCGTAGGGAGCGCTTCGCATGGGTTTTATCAGCCATTATGCTGGTGATCTACTTCGCCTTCATCTTGATTATTGCCTTTAGCCCGCAAACCTTTGCCAAACCTATCTTTGCCGGTTCCGTTGTTACTTGGGGGATCCCCGTTGGCCTGGGCGTCATTATTAGCGCCTTTGTGTTAACCGGGATATACGTGCGCCGTTCTAACCGCGAATTCGATGCAGAAAATGAGTCTGTTATCGAGGAGGCGAAAAAATGAAGATACGACTTCTGATACCCGCCGCGTTATTTATGCTACCTCAGCTTGCCTTGGCGGCAGACGCCATTGAAGGGGCAGTAAAAAAACAACCGCTCAATGTTGAAGCCATTGTGATGTTCCTGGTGTTCGTTGCCCTGACCTTGGGCATCACCTACTGGGCGGCTAAAAACACCAAAAGCACCTCTGATTACTACGCTGCCGGGGGCGGCATTACCGGCTTTCAAAATGGCCTAGCCATTGCCGGTGACTATATGTCTGCCGCCTCTTTCCTCGGGATCTCTGGGCTCGTTTATTTGTCGGGCTTTGACGGCCTTATCTATTCCATTGGTTTCTTGGTGGGCTGGCCACTGATTTTGTTTTTGATTGCCGAGAGGCTTCGAAACCTAGGCCGCTATACCTTTGCCGACGTCGCCTCTTACCGGCTCAAGCAAAAGCCCATTCGTACCCTTGCCGCTTGCGGTTCGCTGGCGGTGGTGGCGCTTTATTTGATTGCGCAGATGGTTGGCGCCGGTAAGCTCATCCAGCTGCTGTTTGGCCTGCCCTACCACTACGCCGTGGTATTGGTTGGGGTACTCATGGTGCTGTATGTATCCTTTGGCGGCATGCTGGCAACAACCTGGGTACAAGTTATAAAAGCGGTATTACTGCTCTGTGGCGCTACCTTTATGGCGCTGATGGTGCTCTACTACGTTGGCTTTAACCCATCGCACCTTTTCGAAGAATCAGTCAAAGTACACCCGAAAGGCGAAGCCATTATGGCCCCTGGCGGCTTGGTGTCTGACCCGGTGTCAGCGATTTCCTTAGGTATCGCGCTGATGTTTGGTACCGCCGGTTTGCCTCATATTCTGATGCGCTTTTTCACCGTGAGTGACGCTAAAGAAGCGCGTAAATCGGTGTTCTTTGCCACCGGCTTTATCGGTTACTTCTACATTCTTACTTTCATTATCGGCTTTGGTGCCATCTTGCTGGTATCAACCAATGCCGAATTTAAAGACGCCGCTGGCGCGCTGCTCGGTGGCAATAACATGGCCGCAGTGCACCTTTCCAAAGCAGTAGGTGGCGACCTGTTCTACGGCTTTATCTCGGCTGTTGCCTTTGCCACCATCTTGGCGGTGGTATCGGGCCTAACCCTGGCTGGGGCCTCAGCGGTGTCCCATGACCTTTATGCCAGTGTGTTCCGCCACGGTGAAGCGTCTGAACGTGAAGAGCTTAAAGTGTCGCGCCTGGCGACCATTGCCTTAGGGGTGGTGGCTATCGTGCTTGGCATCGCCTTTGAGAAGCAAAACATTGCCTTCATGGTTGGCCTTGCCTTCGCTATTGCCGCTTCAACCAACTTTCCTGTGCTGTTCTTGTCCATGTACTGGTCAAAACTCACCACCCGTGGCGCCAAAATCGGTGGCTGGCTGGGCCTTATTACCGCCGTCACCTTAGTGATCATTGGTCCGACGGTATGGGTGGCAGTGCTGGGCTTTGCTGAACCTATCTTCCCGTACAAATACCCTGCCCTGTTCTCGGTGGTGGTGGCCTTTGTCGGAACCTGGTTCTTTAGCATTACCGACAAATCCGAAGCGGCGTCTGAGGAACGTGCCCGCTTTGTTCCTCAGTTTGTTCGCTGCCATACCGGCGTTGGTGCAACTGGGGCTGTTGAGCACTGAACATTGCGCTAATTGATTGGAAAAACCCGGGATCTTCCGGGTTTTTCCTACTTTGGTCTAATGGTCACTATTCGGGCTTGCTATACATACTCGAATAAACAATCCGATAAAAAGGTAGGGAATGCTATGTTGAATGATCGCTACCCAGTCATGCAGCACATCGCCGACAACACCCATGTAGACAAGGCTAAATATCAAGCCATGTACAAGGCGTCGGTGGAGGATCCAGAGGCTTTCTGGGCCGAGCAGGGAAAACGCATCGATTGGATGACCCCTTACAGCAAAGTCAAAAACGTCTCTTTTGACCCGCACAATTTACATATCCGTTGGTATGAAGACGGCACCCTCAATGCCAGTGCTAACTGCCTGGACCGTCATCTTGCCAAAAACGGCGATACTGTTGCCCTGATTTGGGAATCAGACGATGGCAGCACCGTAACCAAAGTCACCTACAGCGAGCTACACGCCAAAGTGTGCCGCTTCGCCAATGTATTAAAAGCCCAAGGTATTCAAAAAGGCGATGTGGTCACTATTTACATGCCGATGGTGGTAGAAGCGGTGGTCAGTATGCTGGCGTGTGCCCGCATCGGCGCCATTCACTCGGTAGTGTTTGCCGGCTTTTCACCGGATTCTATTGCCGGGCGCATTATCGACGGCAAATCAAAACTGGTGATAACCGCCGATGAAGGTTTACGCGGTGGCCGCGCCATTCCTTTGAAAAATAGCGTTGATGAGGCGCTATCCCACAGTGATGTTACCTCCGTTGATAAGGTC
Encoded here:
- a CDS encoding hybrid sensor histidine kinase/response regulator — encoded protein: MPFWLMGTCSVIYVLLLFGIAHLGDKGHKPFSVPTRKVVYALSLAVYCSSWTFLGTVGQSYHSIWSFLPVYLGPVLLLALGYPMLKKLVRVCHLQRITSVADFLAARYGKSQTLAVTITLLAIFASLPYIALQLKAMVMGFEVLADSRLPRLAIAGAVALALVLFAALFGTRKLDATEHHPGLMLAMAFESVVKLGALLVVTLVVVYTSFDGFGELISQAVIKDRISQEATSSLGSVLAQSLVGACAFVCLPRLFHVMVVENQEQRDLKTARWVFCVYLVLMALPVVPLAMAGSLIAPVDFSPDGYVISIPLYQGHPWVAALALLGAISASTSMVVMAAVTISIMVSNELVLPLMLRSGQIGGRNFSYFSSLLLRIRRLIILVLMALAFGVYVLLGEQQHLASFGIFAFGVFAQLAPALIGGLYWSQGHRKGVMLGLLAGFSTWWLLSELMLASYAMLLSLVINAMVYLMASMALRAGVRDRLQAAAFIAHTASRNRGRHQGYLSVKDLRLLVSRFVGPERAERMLERYLRDSSLNRHALPRLAPEDLLEEAERLMASVIGASSAALVLRSAMEGRDIGLDDVVTLVDEATEQLHFSRDLLQGAIEHASEGMSVVDRDLNLVAWNRRYLELFEYPPGFIYAGRPVADLIRFNAERGWCGKGSVEEHVARRVNYMKMGSPHSSERQRPDGQVIKLQGNPMPNGGFVMTFSDITSYRAAERVLKDANEALEARVEERTRELVAAKAAADKANQGKSRFLAACGHDLMQPLNAARLFVSALLQRTETGTEQELLLENTTISLKAAGELLTDLLDISKLDAGTMKVRRVSFALEELLGNLAYEFKALAEEQQIEFHWVSSDAIVDSDKMLLRRIVQNFLTNAFRYTRGGKVLLGVRRQGKQLCIEVWDTGPGIAKENLDIIFEEFKRFDQGEKGLGLGLAIADRMSRILGHTLAVRSWEGKGSVFSVTVPQGNKPSLVAQPMVVPNSRSLSGRHVLCIDNEQAILDAMRSLLTGWNMKVSTARSREQAQAVLASEPIDMVLADYHLDNGDNGLQVMKMLREQKGGLLPGILITADTRQELVSETQQAGFGFMAKMVKPAALRAMMDRALGQSSAMQ
- a CDS encoding DUF485 domain-containing protein, with translation MDHPLYEKIHSSKRFQDMVVRRERFAWVLSAIMLVIYFAFILIIAFSPQTFAKPIFAGSVVTWGIPVGLGVIISAFVLTGIYVRRSNREFDAENESVIEEAKK
- a CDS encoding cation acetate symporter gives rise to the protein MKIRLLIPAALFMLPQLALAADAIEGAVKKQPLNVEAIVMFLVFVALTLGITYWAAKNTKSTSDYYAAGGGITGFQNGLAIAGDYMSAASFLGISGLVYLSGFDGLIYSIGFLVGWPLILFLIAERLRNLGRYTFADVASYRLKQKPIRTLAACGSLAVVALYLIAQMVGAGKLIQLLFGLPYHYAVVLVGVLMVLYVSFGGMLATTWVQVIKAVLLLCGATFMALMVLYYVGFNPSHLFEESVKVHPKGEAIMAPGGLVSDPVSAISLGIALMFGTAGLPHILMRFFTVSDAKEARKSVFFATGFIGYFYILTFIIGFGAILLVSTNAEFKDAAGALLGGNNMAAVHLSKAVGGDLFYGFISAVAFATILAVVSGLTLAGASAVSHDLYASVFRHGEASEREELKVSRLATIALGVVAIVLGIAFEKQNIAFMVGLAFAIAASTNFPVLFLSMYWSKLTTRGAKIGGWLGLITAVTLVIIGPTVWVAVLGFAEPIFPYKYPALFSVVVAFVGTWFFSITDKSEAASEERARFVPQFVRCHTGVGATGAVEH